The bacterium genomic sequence CACGCCATCGATCGCCTCGACCACACGCCGCGCCAGCTCTCGCTCGCATCGCGACTCCACCACACCCTCGAGGGACACGACGCCGTTCCGCACCCAGAACCGGAGGTGACTAAGATCGATCCGGACCCCGTCGCGGAGCACCTGCCGCACGGCGGTCGCCACCGCCTCGTCGGGCCGCACGAGACCCCGAAGCACGTCCGCGCGGGATACGATCCCGACGAGCCGCCCGTTCCGCACGACGGGGATCCGCTTGATGCGCTTGCGCAGCATCAGCTCCGCGATCTCACGGACGGAGGCATCGTCCCCAACGGTGATGACCGGTGTGGTCATCAGATCGCCCACGGTGACCCCGTGGGATTTCTCGATCCGGGCCGGCCGCTCCGCAGTCGCTTCGCCAAATGCGGTCCGCGGCGTCGCGTCCGCCGTCTCCTTGTGCAGCAGGTCGCCCTCGGTCACGATCCCGAGGATCTCTCCGTGCTCGGAGACCACGGGAATCCCGCTGATCCGACGGGTCAGCATCAAATTCGCCACCTCGCGGACGTCGGCGGTAGGTCCCACGACCTCGACCGGGGACGTCATCACGTCTACCGCGGTCAAGTTACGCTGTGCGTCCTTCGTGGTCGACATCATCGGTGTCCTCCCCCCGGGTGCGCGACGCCCGGCGTCCGCCGTCGCCTATCCGTGCGGTACCCGACCGTCTTCCGCCTCCCGGGCCTGCTGGGCCGCGGCCACCACCCGGCGTGCCGCGCAGATCCGGTCCCGCGCGACCCGCTCCAGTTCGTCTCGGCCGAGCCGCAGCCTCGCCACACCTGTCTCGATCGCCTTGGTGCCAACCGCGGCTGCCACCCGCGGGTACACTTCCCACGCCGTCATGGGAGGGATCACCGCGGTCTCGCTCACGCCCATCTCGACGGCGCAGCGAGCGATCTCCTTGGCAGCTTCGATGCACATCTCGTCGGTGATCGTCCGCGCGCGTACGTCGAGGACGCCGCGGAAGATCGCCGGGAATCCGAGCGAGTTGTTGACCTGGTTCGGGAAATCCGAGCGCCCGGTGCCCACCACGCGGGCTCCCGCGGCGTGCGCGTCCCACGGCCAGATCTCAGGCTCGGGGTTCGCGCAGGCGAATACGATGGCGGAATCGTTCATCGTACGAATCCACTCCGGCCGGATGCTCCCGGGACAGCTCGCCGCGAGTGCCAGAACCACGTCCGCACGCCGCATCGCCTCCGGGATACCGCCCTGCCGGTCCTCGGCGTTCGTCGCGCGGCACATCATCCACTTGTCCGGATACGCCCCGATCAGATCCGTCCGGCCACGGTGGAGCAACCCCTTCGTATCACACATGTAGATGCGTCCCGCATCCGCCCCGGCCGCGATCAACAGCCGCGTGGTCGCGATACCCGCCGCCCCCGCTCCGACCACGGCGATGACGACCTCGTCGAGACGTTTGTCCACAACCCCAAGCGCGCCCAATAAGGCCGCGAGCGTCACGGTGGCCGTCCCCTGCTGATCGTCGTGGAACACGGGGATGTCCAGTTCGTGGCGCAACCGGCTCAACACGTGAAAACAATCGGGCTGCCGGATATCCTCCAGGTTGATGCCGCCGAAGCTGGGCGCGATCAGGTGCGCCGCCCGGATCACGTCCTCCGCGTCGTGCGTCTCGATGCACAGGGGAATGGCGTCCACCCCGCCCAGGTACTTGAACAGGAGCGCCTTGCCTTCCATCACCGGCATCGCCGCCGCAGGGCCGATGTCACCCAGCCCGAGCACGCGCGACCCGTTCGTCAGGATCGCGACGCTGTTGCCGCGGTTGGTGAGGCTGAAGGACAACGCGGGATCGTCGCGGATGGCGAGGCACGGTTGAGCGACGCCGGGCGTGTACCAGATGCTGAACGCGTCCTGGCCGATGATCGGCACCTTGGGGACCATTTCGATCTTCCCGTGGTACGCCAGGTGGAGATCGAGCGCTTGTTTGTCATACCGTCGAGTCTGCACGGCGGAATCAGGTTGATTGCCCATTGCCGACAACACCCCTCTTTGAGATCACTTGGCGCGGAACCAACCGGCCGCACCCGCCGGCGGATCGTGGCTAGGCCGCGCGCCCCGCGTCGAGCGCGTCCTTCCATTCCTGCAGCGCGACACGCTTCGCCCAGCGCGCGAGATCGACCGCGCGGTCGAGCGCGGTGAGAGCGTCCTGGACCTGGCTCGTGAGCATCCCGGGCCCCTCAAGTCTCGCCCTGGCGCGGCGCAGGTCCCCGGCGGCGCTGAGGAGCCGTTGCTCGATCGTCACGTACGTCAGGAACTCCTCGTCCACGCGCATCACGGCCCTCACCTCCTCCCGGTCCAGCCTACCAGGCCATAGCGCCTCGACCCATCGGGCGCCGGACCGATTCGGGCGCTGGGCTGGACGGATCGCCCCTCCCGGCCCGGCGCACGCCACGTGAACGAGGGGGGGCGCTCGCCGGCCGTGAAGTAAGGGCGAAGACGCGGGTCCTGGACCCCGGGAGGCCGACGCATGGATGCGACCGATCTGTGCTTTACGCCCGCTCTTGAGCTGAAACGCTTGATCGCCGACCGGCGGGTGTCGCCGGTCGAACTCGTCGACGCGCTTCTCGCCCGCATCGAACGTCTGAACCCTACCCTCAACGCCTATCTGACGGTGACGGCGGATCGCGCTCGCGCCCAGGCGCGCGAGGCGGAGGCACGCGCTCGAACCGACACGCTGCGAGGTCCGCTGGACGGCATCCCCTACGCCCTCAAGGATCTCGAGCCCACCGCGGGGATCCGCACGACGTACGGCTCGAAGTTCTTCGAGCACCACGTGCCCGACGAGGACGGCGTCATCGCGGAGCGTCTCAGGAAAGCGGACGGCATCCTGCTCGGCAAGACGAACACGCCCCACTTCGGCCATAAGGACATGACCGACAATCTGATCGGTCCCCCGTGTCGGAATCCCTGGAAGCTGGACCGGACGCCAGGAGGATCCTCCGGAGGCGCGGGCGCCGCGGTGGCGGCGGGGCTGATTCCGATCGCGCACGGCTCGGACGGGGCGGGGTCGATCCGGATCCCGGCGGCGTTGTGTGGTATCTACGGGCTCAAGCCCTCGTTCGGACGCGTGCCCTACCATCCGAACGCGGACTACTGG encodes the following:
- a CDS encoding CBS domain-containing protein, yielding MMSTTKDAQRNLTAVDVMTSPVEVVGPTADVREVANLMLTRRISGIPVVSEHGEILGIVTEGDLLHKETADATPRTAFGEATAERPARIEKSHGVTVGDLMTTPVITVGDDASVREIAELMLRKRIKRIPVVRNGRLVGIVSRADVLRGLVRPDEAVATAVRQVLRDGVRIDLSHLRFWVRNGVVSLEGVVESRCERELARRVVEAIDGVVQIDDRITCRVAD
- a CDS encoding NADP-dependent malic enzyme is translated as MGNQPDSAVQTRRYDKQALDLHLAYHGKIEMVPKVPIIGQDAFSIWYTPGVAQPCLAIRDDPALSFSLTNRGNSVAILTNGSRVLGLGDIGPAAAMPVMEGKALLFKYLGGVDAIPLCIETHDAEDVIRAAHLIAPSFGGINLEDIRQPDCFHVLSRLRHELDIPVFHDDQQGTATVTLAALLGALGVVDKRLDEVVIAVVGAGAAGIATTRLLIAAGADAGRIYMCDTKGLLHRGRTDLIGAYPDKWMMCRATNAEDRQGGIPEAMRRADVVLALAASCPGSIRPEWIRTMNDSAIVFACANPEPEIWPWDAHAAGARVVGTGRSDFPNQVNNSLGFPAIFRGVLDVRARTITDEMCIEAAKEIARCAVEMGVSETAVIPPMTAWEVYPRVAAAVGTKAIETGVARLRLGRDELERVARDRICAARRVVAAAQQAREAEDGRVPHG